In Reichenbachiella agarivorans, one genomic interval encodes:
- a CDS encoding YbjN domain-containing protein, whose product MKSYAEELNGSFSSYDQHRSVIVVPLEMDRVQAVVGEFDEESNMIILSSKVCVADEKIRFKNLLEQNHSTIYGKFVIDNDFLKVESKVNVADTSEATLKTIIQEVAKLADKWELNLTGKDIF is encoded by the coding sequence ATGAAGTCATACGCAGAAGAGCTAAACGGTAGTTTCTCCTCGTATGATCAACATAGATCTGTAATAGTAGTTCCTCTAGAGATGGATCGAGTGCAAGCTGTGGTAGGTGAGTTTGATGAAGAGTCCAACATGATCATCCTCTCATCCAAAGTATGTGTAGCCGATGAAAAAATTCGTTTCAAAAATCTATTGGAACAAAATCACTCCACCATTTACGGAAAATTTGTCATTGACAATGATTTCTTGAAAGTGGAGTCAAAAGTCAATGTAGCCGACACATCAGAAGCAACCTTGAAAACCATCATCCAAGAAGTCGCCAAACTGGCAGATAAATGGGAGCTTAATCTCACAGGCAAAGACATTTTCTAA
- a CDS encoding translocation/assembly module TamB domain-containing protein — translation MKIFPHVENNVILHRVARVLVWIPVVILTVLLVSFAFFQIPKIQTRAINSFLESVSLHTSFEITIGHSNLTWYDKMQLKDVRIFEKSTDSTLISISSAHIDLRLFDLLLRKQFNAEILELNEPKVHLIKKSDSSIVNINQFFFEVGSLLRSENVNSKKLESFIDRVEITDGLFSFNDMRQDTLEYGKDYYHFQFGNILTTLSNFNLVEDSIGFEIDRLRSRDPQDLLNINSLFGKFSYTGNRLSVYDFLLKTDKSQIGDSISFEYNHPSDFSYFVDSIRFNGNFKRAKVDFEEIALFNKSASRIKEKITLSGQISGKVGRLRGRNLDIQFGTQSRLRGTANINGLPVLSETFMDLNLKNSVIIPTDLKKYLNQNESIQLQHLGVTQIDAGFLGFASDFVTYGKFYSHAGKIETDLNFKIDDDNRASYTGNLAFSNFDLRAILPDNQGLGKITMQGNVKGSGLEQKNATFTLTAQTDSIQYRGYTYKNIYTEGYFEKEIFNGQLVIQDPNLNFDGSLDIDLHKDVNKIDVTAKLSWAHLKELGFSPQAVTIGSIIDIDMKGLKTDDLRGYISLSNNQIVFKEKELNINSIKFLSTEIGPQRIMHLETDGLTGEIKGEYQNSDLFASLINFGHELAMYLNPDNLEMQKYYKAKSKLPVAPLLANISLNLWDLNKFIQPFYPDFYLSPVVKIDGVFSQDSTSKLNLFTEFDTLRINGYSFAHNEIDLNISKETYDKEVLASIYGASKNQNWGKDYSAENLMIDAIWYQEKMELFFNLDQEKYANSFQINTDITFDSDKINFHLSPSRIKILGVPWYWNEQNLISYNDDEWQFSNLKLFSNHENIIIDGFYSLAPDKQLKIMINDFEFQNLQSLFSSKIEGTLDGSLIIKRRKEENVIESDLIARTVVIEDFLVGNIFGVSRWENNKDRLFVDFHLIRNDQKKIALDGYIYPYEQEQQLDLNAKFEHTHLKIFEPIFKSSIEDLTGYADAILSLKGTIDKPEIYGRANIDQGETTIKYLKTRYALNGEILFNKYKIIPNQLELNDTEKNKAFLSGSITHYGVSNLLFDITGTFKNFKLLNTTSVENTAYYGTAYASGSIHFGGSIDNIYINARAKSNRGTHIAIPLSNSNDYTLEKQEYIEFVDLSDEKVNEIVTSTIKKEVSKIKGVQLLFDIEMTTDAYLELIFDIKAGDIIRGRGNGNIKLQINSDGDFNMFGDFEIDNGGYNFTLYNIINKEFDIQKGSTISWYGNPYEAQLGITAKYRQLTSIAPLLAPYLSEEQSNSTETRRKYYSVVQLSLKGDLLTPQIKFGIDVEDYPNNITIPPGDPLNLESIINAFKLKIATNDQEMNRQVFSLLILRRFSPENNFEVSLETIGSSLSEFVSNQLSYWANQVDENLVIDVNLASLGDDAFNTFQLRLSYTFLDGRLRVTRGGGLPNDQTKNEMSAIIGDWTVEYLLTSDGRLRAKMYSRSDQNNITETGNGIETGFSLQYVRSFDELQKILYDSREENRKKVPENTLPAGQDALKEDEELL, via the coding sequence ATGAAGATTTTTCCCCATGTAGAGAACAATGTCATACTGCACAGAGTCGCAAGAGTACTGGTATGGATTCCTGTTGTTATATTGACAGTTTTACTCGTTTCATTTGCTTTCTTTCAAATTCCCAAAATCCAAACCAGAGCTATTAATTCCTTCTTGGAAAGTGTCTCTCTTCATACCAGTTTTGAAATTACCATTGGACACAGCAACCTGACCTGGTATGACAAGATGCAGTTGAAAGATGTACGGATATTTGAGAAGAGTACCGACAGCACCTTGATTTCGATCTCATCTGCACACATTGATCTCAGACTGTTTGATTTGTTGTTGAGAAAACAATTCAATGCGGAAATTTTGGAGTTAAATGAACCCAAAGTTCATCTCATCAAAAAAAGCGACTCTTCAATTGTAAATATCAACCAGTTTTTCTTTGAAGTTGGATCACTATTAAGATCAGAAAATGTCAACAGCAAAAAACTAGAGTCCTTTATAGACAGGGTGGAAATTACTGACGGACTCTTCTCGTTTAATGACATGAGGCAAGATACACTGGAGTATGGCAAAGACTATTACCATTTCCAGTTTGGCAATATTCTGACTACACTTAGCAATTTCAATCTCGTTGAGGATAGTATTGGTTTTGAAATTGACAGGTTGAGAAGCCGTGACCCTCAGGATCTACTCAACATCAATTCTCTTTTTGGGAAATTCAGCTATACGGGCAACAGACTTTCGGTGTATGATTTCTTACTCAAAACTGATAAAAGTCAAATAGGAGACTCCATTAGTTTTGAGTACAATCACCCATCGGATTTTTCCTATTTCGTGGACAGCATTCGATTCAATGGCAATTTCAAACGTGCCAAAGTGGATTTTGAAGAAATTGCACTGTTCAACAAGAGTGCAAGTCGAATCAAAGAAAAAATCACCTTGTCTGGACAGATCTCTGGCAAGGTAGGTCGTCTGCGAGGACGCAATCTTGACATTCAGTTTGGGACACAGTCTAGATTGAGAGGGACAGCCAACATCAATGGTTTACCTGTACTTTCGGAGACCTTCATGGATTTGAATCTCAAAAACTCCGTCATTATCCCTACAGATCTAAAAAAATACCTCAACCAAAACGAATCTATCCAGCTCCAACATCTGGGAGTCACGCAGATAGATGCAGGATTCTTGGGTTTTGCTTCGGACTTTGTGACTTATGGCAAATTTTACTCTCATGCAGGCAAGATTGAAACAGACCTCAATTTTAAAATAGATGATGACAACAGAGCATCCTACACCGGAAACCTTGCCTTCAGCAATTTTGATCTGCGAGCCATTCTACCTGACAACCAGGGTTTAGGAAAAATAACCATGCAAGGAAATGTGAAGGGTTCTGGGTTAGAACAAAAAAATGCAACTTTCACACTCACAGCACAAACTGACTCCATCCAATACAGAGGCTACACCTACAAAAACATCTACACAGAGGGTTATTTTGAAAAAGAAATATTCAATGGGCAGCTAGTCATACAAGACCCCAATCTTAATTTTGATGGATCTCTGGATATTGACTTGCATAAGGATGTCAACAAAATAGATGTCACGGCAAAACTATCATGGGCACACCTCAAGGAGCTAGGATTTAGCCCACAAGCGGTGACGATAGGCTCCATCATCGACATAGATATGAAGGGTCTAAAAACAGATGATCTCAGAGGATATATCAGTCTCTCAAACAATCAAATTGTCTTCAAGGAAAAAGAGCTTAACATTAACTCAATCAAATTCCTATCCACCGAAATAGGCCCTCAAAGAATCATGCATCTTGAAACTGATGGACTGACAGGAGAAATCAAAGGAGAGTATCAAAACAGCGACCTTTTTGCGAGTTTGATCAATTTCGGTCATGAACTGGCCATGTATCTCAATCCTGACAATCTAGAGATGCAAAAATATTACAAAGCCAAATCTAAGCTACCCGTTGCTCCACTCCTAGCCAACATATCCCTGAATTTATGGGATCTTAACAAATTCATACAACCATTTTACCCCGATTTTTACCTGTCACCAGTAGTGAAAATTGATGGTGTTTTTAGTCAGGACTCTACCTCCAAGCTCAACCTATTTACCGAATTTGATACGCTCAGAATCAATGGATACAGTTTCGCCCACAATGAAATTGACCTCAACATATCCAAAGAAACCTATGACAAAGAAGTGTTGGCCTCTATATATGGAGCAAGTAAAAATCAAAATTGGGGCAAAGATTATAGTGCCGAGAATCTCATGATTGATGCCATCTGGTATCAAGAAAAAATGGAACTGTTTTTCAACCTTGATCAAGAAAAATATGCCAATAGCTTTCAAATCAATACGGATATTACATTTGACAGTGACAAAATCAATTTTCATCTGTCTCCATCTCGAATCAAAATACTAGGTGTCCCATGGTATTGGAATGAGCAAAATCTAATCTCCTACAACGACGATGAATGGCAATTTTCTAACCTAAAACTCTTTAGCAACCACGAAAACATCATTATTGATGGTTTCTATTCCTTGGCTCCAGACAAACAACTCAAAATCATGATCAATGATTTTGAGTTTCAAAACCTACAATCTCTATTTAGTTCCAAAATTGAAGGAACGCTAGATGGAAGTTTGATCATCAAACGACGAAAAGAAGAGAACGTCATAGAGAGTGATTTGATCGCTCGTACCGTGGTGATCGAGGATTTTCTCGTTGGCAATATATTTGGTGTTTCAAGATGGGAAAATAACAAAGACAGACTGTTTGTCGACTTTCATTTGATCCGAAATGACCAAAAGAAAATAGCACTTGATGGGTATATCTATCCTTACGAGCAAGAGCAACAACTAGATCTAAATGCAAAATTTGAACACACCCACCTGAAAATATTCGAGCCCATCTTTAAAAGCAGCATCGAAGACCTGACTGGATATGCAGATGCCATTCTTTCGTTGAAAGGTACAATTGACAAACCTGAAATTTATGGCAGAGCCAACATCGACCAAGGAGAAACAACCATAAAATATCTTAAAACACGGTACGCTCTAAATGGAGAAATACTGTTCAATAAATACAAAATCATCCCCAACCAACTGGAGTTGAATGATACCGAAAAAAACAAAGCCTTCTTATCTGGTAGCATTACGCACTATGGGGTGAGTAATCTCCTTTTTGACATCACAGGAACCTTCAAAAATTTCAAGTTGCTCAATACAACCTCGGTCGAAAACACTGCTTACTATGGCACTGCCTATGCCTCTGGTAGCATTCATTTCGGTGGATCGATAGACAATATCTACATCAATGCTCGCGCCAAGTCCAACAGAGGCACCCACATTGCTATCCCTCTGTCCAACAGCAACGACTATACCTTGGAAAAGCAAGAATACATCGAATTTGTCGATCTCTCGGATGAGAAAGTCAACGAAATCGTCACATCTACTATCAAAAAAGAGGTTAGCAAAATAAAGGGTGTTCAATTACTCTTCGATATTGAAATGACTACAGACGCTTATCTTGAGCTCATTTTTGACATCAAGGCTGGGGACATCATACGTGGCAGAGGCAACGGCAACATCAAACTCCAGATCAATTCTGATGGGGATTTTAATATGTTTGGAGATTTTGAAATCGACAATGGAGGGTACAATTTCACACTATACAATATCATCAATAAAGAGTTTGATATACAGAAAGGAAGTACCATCTCATGGTATGGCAACCCATACGAAGCACAACTTGGTATCACCGCCAAATACAGGCAGTTGACCTCTATCGCACCCTTGTTGGCTCCCTACCTGAGCGAAGAACAGAGTAATTCTACAGAGACACGTCGCAAATATTACTCTGTCGTACAACTGTCATTGAAAGGAGACCTACTCACACCACAAATCAAATTCGGCATAGATGTAGAAGACTATCCCAACAACATAACCATACCGCCTGGAGACCCTCTCAATCTCGAATCGATCATCAATGCCTTTAAACTAAAAATTGCAACCAATGATCAGGAAATGAACAGACAGGTGTTCAGTCTATTGATCCTAAGGAGATTTTCTCCTGAAAACAATTTTGAGGTGAGTTTAGAAACGATTGGAAGTAGCTTGAGCGAGTTTGTATCCAACCAGTTGAGTTACTGGGCGAATCAAGTAGATGAAAACCTAGTGATCGATGTTAATCTTGCCAGCCTGGGTGACGATGCTTTCAACACCTTTCAGCTCAGATTGTCTTACACCTTCCTAGACGGCAGGCTCAGAGTGACACGAGGAGGAGGATTGCCAAATGACCAAACCAAAAATGAAATGTCAGCCATCATCGGGGATTGGACTGTAGAGTACCTACTCACCTCAGATGGTAGATTGAGAGCCAAAATGTACAGCCGCTCAGACCAAAACAACATCACCGAAACAGGAAACGGCATAGAGACTGGCTTCAGTCTTCAGTATGTCCGGAGTTTTGATGAACTACAAAAAATCTTGTATGACAGCAGAGAAGAAAACAGAAAAAAAGTACCAGAAAACACTCTGCCCGCAGGACAAGATGCCCTCAAGGAAGACGAAGAATTATTATAA
- a CDS encoding sigma-54-dependent transcriptional regulator produces MAKRILIIDDEKSIRHTLKEILEYENYEVDEAENGLIALKMLNDSEYDAALCDIKMPEMDGLELLEKAKELEHAPQFIMISAHGTIETAVEATKKGAYDFIQKPPDLNRLLVTIKNALDKSNLIQETKTLRKKVSGSMQIVGESKAIEEIKETIQKVAPTEARVLITGGNGTGKELVANALHKLSGRSKNPLVEVNCAAIPSELIESELFGHEKGSFTSAIKQRIGKFEQADKGTLFLDEIGDMSLSAQAKVLRALQENKITRVGGEKEISVNVRILAATNKDLKQEIAENRFREDLYHRLSVIVIKVPALKDRAEDIPLLVDKFLNDIASSHGTTAKTISEQAIVLLQKGDWTGNIRELRNVVERLVIMSDQEITEEHVKKYADIQ; encoded by the coding sequence ATGGCAAAAAGAATCCTAATCATTGACGATGAAAAAAGCATCCGTCATACACTCAAAGAAATACTAGAGTACGAAAACTACGAAGTAGATGAAGCTGAAAACGGCCTCATTGCACTAAAAATGCTCAACGACTCTGAATATGACGCAGCACTTTGTGACATCAAAATGCCAGAAATGGACGGCTTAGAATTACTCGAAAAAGCCAAAGAACTAGAACATGCACCTCAGTTCATCATGATTTCTGCACATGGCACAATAGAAACTGCAGTGGAGGCTACAAAAAAAGGAGCCTATGATTTCATCCAAAAACCACCAGACCTCAACAGACTCCTAGTCACCATCAAAAATGCATTGGACAAATCCAATTTGATTCAAGAAACCAAAACACTAAGAAAAAAAGTGTCTGGTTCGATGCAAATCGTAGGTGAGTCCAAGGCCATCGAAGAAATCAAAGAAACCATACAAAAAGTAGCTCCTACCGAAGCGCGCGTTCTCATCACAGGTGGAAACGGAACAGGAAAAGAGCTAGTTGCCAATGCTCTACACAAGCTAAGTGGCAGAAGTAAAAACCCATTGGTAGAAGTCAACTGTGCCGCTATCCCTTCGGAATTGATAGAAAGTGAATTGTTTGGCCATGAAAAAGGGTCGTTTACCTCTGCAATCAAACAAAGAATTGGGAAATTTGAACAGGCAGATAAAGGCACTTTGTTTCTGGACGAAATCGGAGACATGAGTCTTTCTGCTCAGGCGAAAGTATTGAGAGCCCTTCAAGAGAATAAAATCACACGGGTAGGAGGTGAAAAAGAAATCTCTGTCAATGTCCGTATCCTAGCAGCAACCAACAAAGATCTAAAACAGGAAATCGCAGAAAACAGATTCAGAGAGGACTTGTACCATAGACTCAGTGTGATCGTGATCAAAGTGCCAGCTCTCAAAGATAGAGCAGAAGATATTCCACTATTGGTTGATAAATTCCTTAACGATATCGCATCTAGTCATGGCACTACAGCCAAAACTATCAGCGAGCAAGCCATAGTTTTACTACAAAAAGGCGATTGGACAGGAAACATCCGTGAATTACGAAACGTGGTTGAACGACTGGTGATAATGAGTGATCAAGAGATCACTGAAGAGCACGTAAAA
- a CDS encoding C40 family peptidase — protein MNQQPKGICRMAVVPMRNTASHTSPMISQLLFGEHYEVINEEGDWVQIELAFDHSQGWICKNQHSPITEEYYKQINLSDYKVCMDLSGSIFFQKKNVNIVLGSVLPITTNELFKLEEQIAFNGSAKSLSQRRDFDFMRDEIKKFEHAPYVMGGKTPFGIDEAGFIQQLFKLCGYKLPRTILAQSKAGKKVESLSKILAGDLVYVLTEQPQGYIYLGKEVFIGVSNGEVRRINHSFNETDPIAIRRILQENM, from the coding sequence ATGAACCAACAACCAAAAGGGATTTGCCGTATGGCCGTAGTCCCAATGAGAAATACTGCTTCACATACTTCACCGATGATATCCCAATTGTTGTTCGGTGAGCACTACGAAGTGATCAATGAAGAAGGCGACTGGGTACAGATCGAATTGGCCTTCGATCATTCACAAGGATGGATATGCAAAAATCAACACAGTCCCATCACCGAAGAATACTATAAACAAATCAACCTGTCGGACTACAAGGTTTGCATGGATTTGAGTGGGAGTATTTTTTTTCAAAAAAAGAATGTAAACATCGTATTGGGCAGTGTACTACCCATCACTACCAATGAGCTTTTCAAGTTGGAAGAGCAGATCGCTTTCAATGGTTCGGCCAAAAGTCTTTCTCAACGACGTGATTTTGATTTCATGCGGGATGAAATTAAAAAATTTGAGCACGCACCTTATGTGATGGGTGGCAAAACACCTTTTGGGATAGATGAAGCAGGATTTATACAGCAGCTTTTCAAATTGTGTGGATACAAATTGCCGCGTACCATACTCGCTCAGTCCAAAGCAGGCAAGAAGGTAGAAAGCCTGTCTAAAATTCTAGCAGGGGATTTGGTGTATGTATTGACTGAGCAGCCACAGGGATATATTTATCTGGGTAAGGAGGTGTTTATTGGAGTGAGCAATGGAGAGGTGAGGAGAATTAATCATTCTTTCAATGAAACAGATCCTATTGCTATCAGACGAATTCTGCAAGAGAACATGTAA
- the tsaD gene encoding tRNA (adenosine(37)-N6)-threonylcarbamoyltransferase complex transferase subunit TsaD, producing MENVILAIESSCDETSAAVCIDGLIKSNVIATQAIHSKYGGVVPELASRAHQQAIAPVVMEALERAGVNKTDLTAVAFTQGPGLLGALLVGASFAKSLALGLNIPLLGVNHMKAHVLAHFIEHPRPKFPFLCLTVSGGHTQIVRVDDYLDMTVLGQTKDDAVGEAFDKCAKIMGIAYPGGPIIDRLAKEGNPDRFEFSKTDMPDLDYSFSGIKTSFLYFTQNQSQKDSNFVENNKHDLAASIQKHLIAMLMDKLTKAAKQEGINQIAIAGGVSANSGLRQTLIEAGETHGWEVFIPKFEYCTDNAAMIAMTAYYQAANMVFASLDSSPMPRMKF from the coding sequence ATGGAAAATGTTATTTTGGCAATAGAATCATCGTGTGATGAGACTTCTGCTGCAGTTTGTATAGATGGACTGATCAAGAGCAATGTGATCGCTACTCAAGCCATACATAGCAAATATGGAGGAGTAGTGCCTGAGTTGGCCTCACGTGCACACCAGCAGGCCATCGCACCTGTGGTGATGGAGGCATTGGAGCGAGCAGGGGTGAACAAGACTGATTTGACAGCCGTGGCTTTCACGCAGGGCCCTGGTTTGTTGGGAGCATTGCTGGTAGGTGCGTCATTTGCCAAATCATTGGCTTTGGGGTTGAACATCCCCTTGTTAGGAGTGAACCACATGAAGGCGCACGTCTTGGCTCATTTTATCGAGCATCCTCGACCTAAGTTTCCGTTTCTTTGTTTGACCGTGAGTGGAGGTCATACGCAGATTGTACGAGTAGATGATTATTTGGATATGACTGTGCTAGGTCAGACCAAAGATGATGCGGTAGGAGAGGCTTTTGATAAGTGTGCCAAAATCATGGGTATTGCTTATCCAGGAGGTCCAATTATAGATCGCTTGGCAAAAGAAGGTAATCCAGATCGTTTTGAGTTTTCGAAGACTGACATGCCAGATTTAGATTATTCTTTTAGTGGTATCAAGACTTCTTTCTTGTACTTTACCCAAAATCAATCTCAGAAAGATTCGAATTTTGTAGAAAACAACAAACATGACCTTGCTGCCAGTATTCAGAAGCACCTGATCGCCATGCTCATGGATAAATTAACGAAAGCTGCCAAGCAAGAGGGGATCAACCAAATAGCCATAGCTGGGGGTGTGTCTGCCAATAGTGGCTTGCGTCAGACCTTGATAGAAGCAGGTGAAACCCATGGGTGGGAGGTTTTTATTCCGAAATTTGAGTATTGCACTGACAATGCAGCCATGATCGCCATGACCGCATATTATCAAGCGGCAAACATGGTCTTTGCCTCATTGGATAGCTCTCCTATGCCTCGAATGAAATTTTAA
- the smpB gene encoding SsrA-binding protein SmpB — MSKTRFSNAVNIQNKKARFEYEFIDKYVAGIVLRGTEIKSIKEGLASLQEAYCFVSNGELFIKGMHISVYAQGGVYNHEPLRERKLLLNKREIEKIQSKSDEKGLTLIPLRLFINPRGYAKMEIALARGKKIHDKRSSIKDKDVKRELERNRY, encoded by the coding sequence ATGAGCAAAACTAGATTTTCTAATGCCGTAAATATCCAAAACAAAAAAGCGAGATTCGAATACGAATTTATCGACAAGTATGTAGCGGGCATTGTATTGAGGGGAACAGAAATCAAGTCTATCAAGGAGGGACTTGCGAGTTTGCAAGAGGCTTATTGCTTTGTTTCGAATGGAGAGTTATTTATCAAAGGGATGCATATCTCGGTGTATGCCCAAGGAGGAGTTTACAATCACGAACCCTTGAGAGAGAGAAAACTTCTTTTAAATAAAAGAGAAATTGAAAAAATACAGTCTAAGTCTGATGAAAAAGGCTTGACATTGATTCCGTTGAGGCTATTCATCAATCCAAGGGGATATGCCAAAATGGAAATAGCTTTGGCTAGAGGGAAAAAGATACATGATAAGCGTAGCAGCATAAAAGACAAGGATGTAAAAAGAGAGCTGGAACGAAATAGGTATTAA